A window of Blastomonas sp. SL216 contains these coding sequences:
- a CDS encoding DUF4424 family protein: MKRHFAWLCASLVALGATEGLRANDTVAAVNLGGLELSPSAAVEMESEDLYLSETRVRVRYVFANNSSQAEHLMISFPLPVPSERELEEAQDTGMYQDWSQLDFQTLIDSKPAPLERYDVPMVRGKSVEARLKQLGYPVLHWRDEGLSARLNALPDQVASALVAEGILIDDAESGGGAVRNLRPGWVVQTHVTRFQTFPPGSKVTVEHSYRPMVGGSASGSLNRDYREMALKGPDGLAAPYCIDPAFLAAYDRRVYGGKANAEPDPDITPVQTWFGYVLKTGANWLGPIRNFRLVVDKGRPENLVSFCMDGVKKISPTQFEVVRTNFEPTRDLDVFLVEFIVNGEGR; the protein is encoded by the coding sequence ATGAAACGGCATTTTGCATGGCTATGCGCCAGCCTTGTCGCCCTCGGGGCAACGGAAGGACTGCGCGCCAACGACACCGTCGCCGCAGTCAATCTGGGCGGGCTGGAGCTGTCACCTTCGGCCGCCGTCGAGATGGAGAGCGAGGACCTGTATCTCTCCGAAACGCGGGTCAGGGTCCGCTATGTCTTCGCCAATAACAGCTCGCAGGCCGAGCACCTGATGATCTCGTTCCCTCTGCCGGTACCAAGCGAGCGCGAGCTGGAAGAGGCGCAGGACACCGGAATGTATCAGGACTGGAGCCAGCTCGACTTCCAGACGCTGATCGATAGCAAGCCTGCCCCGCTGGAACGTTATGACGTGCCGATGGTGCGCGGAAAATCGGTCGAGGCGCGGCTCAAGCAGCTCGGCTATCCGGTGCTCCACTGGCGCGACGAGGGCCTGTCCGCCAGGCTCAACGCCCTGCCCGATCAGGTGGCGAGCGCGCTGGTGGCAGAAGGCATTCTGATCGACGATGCCGAAAGCGGCGGCGGCGCGGTGCGCAACCTGCGGCCCGGCTGGGTGGTGCAGACGCATGTCACCCGTTTCCAGACTTTTCCGCCCGGATCGAAGGTCACGGTCGAGCACAGCTATCGGCCGATGGTCGGCGGATCGGCCAGCGGATCGCTCAACCGCGACTATCGCGAGATGGCGCTCAAAGGACCCGACGGACTGGCAGCGCCCTATTGCATCGACCCGGCGTTCCTGGCGGCCTATGACCGGCGCGTCTATGGCGGCAAGGCCAATGCAGAGCCCGACCCCGACATAACCCCCGTGCAGACATGGTTCGGCTATGTGCTGAAAACCGGGGCGAACTGGCTCGGGCCGATCCGGAACTTCCGGCTGGTGGTCGACAAGGGCCGGCCGGAAAATCTTGTCAGCTTCTGCATGGACGGCGTGAAGAAGATCAGCCCGACCCAGTTCGAGGTGGTCAGGACGAATTTCGAACCCACGCGTGATCTGGACGTGTTCCTGGTGGAGTTCATCGTCAATGGCGAGGGCCGCTGA
- a CDS encoding response regulator — MPEIHPHPETPQADAPVSSEVAVPARAGGFPVVGIGASAGGLHALTRLVEALPVDGGLAYILVQHLDPHHDSLLASLLAQHSTLPIAEASERTILAPDHIYVIPAGQYLSVVGGALHLQKPVVPHGTRMPIDFLFETMAQDLGLRAAGIVLSGTGTDGTKGIEAIRQHGGYVMVQDLAEAEYDAMPQSAAAGGHVNRVLSVAAMPMALLEHFRDPAGKAGPEADTQAASLADIIDLLRQKTGHDFTHYKMGTLHRRIERRMALASIPLKERARYLAMLDREPAERDLLASDMLINVTSFFRDAHVFDLLATTIVPHIVDQHPEGEPLRLWVAGCSTGEEAYSLAMVFTEGIAASGRTIKLCVLASDVDADAVAIARAGHYPDSIAQDVSQDRLARFFCKDRSGYSLVPELRADIVFSVQDLLADPPFSRIDLVSCRNLMIYLGPDAQAKAIGLFHFALVPGGTLVLGTSETIGHAQGQFTPIAKAERIYRQIGKSRPGTFLFSRHPRDGKQPLTAAEQAEATARQPILAELCRRLVLERLAPTAVLINRRYDCIYSLGATERYLRVPPGYPTHSLLAMAAPGLRGKLRAAIESVDRATPHRVAAGGRAKRDGVSIPFDLDVRLVMHDGEELLLIAFIDRHGPMPKAGTAPAAADRPAVAELETELDLARTELSAALHDLAVFDEEHRAVSEEALSVNEEYQSTNEELLTSKEELQSLNEELTALNSQLQETLERQRTTSNDLQNVLYSTDVATLFLDAHLNIRFFTPATTALFHLIPGDIGRPLSDLRTLFSDPALADDARAVLHDSKGRDCEVEASGDIWFMRHILPYRTDTDGVEGVVITFTNITEKKSSRSALEAAKREAEQANLAKSRFLAAASHDLRQPLQSLALLQGLLLAKVKDESAQTLLGRLEQTLTTMSGMLNTMLDINQIEAGIVQPRPVDFVIGDLMRQVAGEFVDQAQAQKLDLRMVHSSRVLHSDPAMIAQMLRNLVSNALKYTQRGKILLGCRQQGDMLRLEVWDTGVGIAASQLEAIFDEYHQLDNAARERSLGLGLGLSIVQRLGVLLDHRVAVRSTPRKGSVFSIEVAAARITAPPAPPGGARLDQPLPAPGKAGSASILIVDDDPDLRDLLAQLLGEQGYRIATAADARAAQDMVASGACLPALVLTDYNLPGGMDGLRLVAGLRKMLGEALPAIILTGDISTTTLRDVAARGCLQLNKPVKFDTMVQAIQALLPPASNAQPVVSSPVVPSPAASSDAATIYIVDDDSSVRLALRDLVELQGHRVADFGTCEAFLETFRPGGQACLLIDAYLPGIDGIALLRRLKAEGHHLPAIMITGSSAVPMAVEAMKVGAIDFIEKPVARDALMASINRALELSRDSARLADWQADAIGHLKGLTPRQHQVMEMVLAGHPSKNIAADLHISQRTVENHRASIMRKTGASSLPALARLVLAAGAPSPT; from the coding sequence GTGCCAGAAATACATCCCCACCCAGAAACGCCGCAGGCTGACGCACCGGTATCTTCTGAAGTCGCTGTTCCGGCCCGGGCTGGCGGCTTTCCGGTTGTCGGCATTGGCGCTTCGGCAGGCGGTCTGCATGCGCTGACCCGCCTGGTAGAGGCTTTGCCGGTGGATGGCGGCCTTGCTTACATCCTGGTCCAGCATCTCGATCCGCACCACGACAGCCTGCTGGCAAGCCTTCTGGCACAGCACAGCACATTGCCCATCGCCGAAGCGAGCGAGCGGACCATCCTGGCGCCCGACCATATCTATGTCATTCCGGCAGGGCAGTATCTTTCCGTCGTCGGTGGCGCGCTCCACCTGCAAAAGCCCGTGGTGCCGCATGGCACGAGAATGCCGATCGACTTTCTGTTTGAAACCATGGCCCAGGACCTGGGCTTGCGTGCTGCGGGCATCGTTCTGTCCGGGACCGGTACCGACGGAACCAAGGGCATCGAGGCAATCCGTCAGCATGGCGGCTATGTCATGGTCCAGGATCTCGCAGAGGCTGAGTACGACGCCATGCCGCAAAGCGCTGCCGCCGGAGGCCATGTGAACCGGGTTCTGTCCGTGGCTGCGATGCCCATGGCGCTTCTCGAACATTTCAGGGACCCCGCGGGCAAGGCCGGTCCGGAGGCGGACACACAGGCTGCATCGCTTGCTGACATCATCGATCTGCTGCGCCAGAAGACCGGTCATGATTTCACCCATTACAAGATGGGCACCCTGCATCGCAGGATCGAACGCCGGATGGCATTGGCATCCATCCCCCTGAAGGAAAGGGCGCGTTATCTGGCGATGCTGGACAGGGAGCCTGCAGAACGCGACCTGCTTGCGAGCGACATGCTGATCAACGTCACCAGCTTCTTCCGCGACGCCCATGTCTTTGATCTGCTTGCAACGACCATCGTGCCGCACATCGTCGACCAGCATCCCGAGGGCGAACCCTTGCGCCTATGGGTTGCAGGGTGCAGCACCGGCGAGGAAGCCTATTCGCTCGCCATGGTCTTTACCGAGGGGATCGCAGCGTCCGGGCGGACGATCAAATTGTGCGTGCTCGCGTCAGACGTCGATGCTGATGCGGTGGCTATTGCCCGCGCGGGCCATTATCCCGACAGCATAGCGCAAGATGTGTCGCAAGATCGGTTGGCGCGGTTCTTCTGCAAGGATCGGTCGGGCTATAGCCTGGTTCCTGAATTGCGGGCGGACATTGTCTTTTCGGTGCAGGACCTGCTGGCCGACCCGCCATTTTCCCGGATCGATCTGGTGTCATGTCGCAATCTCATGATCTACCTCGGCCCTGATGCCCAGGCCAAGGCCATCGGGCTTTTTCATTTTGCCCTGGTTCCCGGCGGCACGCTGGTGCTGGGCACATCGGAGACGATCGGTCACGCCCAAGGACAGTTCACGCCGATCGCCAAGGCCGAGCGGATATACCGGCAGATCGGCAAGAGCAGGCCTGGCACCTTTCTGTTTTCACGCCATCCACGCGATGGCAAGCAGCCCTTGACGGCTGCGGAACAGGCAGAAGCGACGGCACGACAGCCGATCTTGGCCGAGCTGTGCCGCCGGCTGGTGCTGGAGCGGCTGGCCCCCACTGCAGTGCTGATCAATCGCCGGTACGACTGCATCTACTCGCTGGGCGCGACCGAGCGATATTTGCGGGTTCCGCCGGGCTATCCCACCCACAGTCTGCTGGCGATGGCCGCCCCCGGCCTGCGCGGCAAGCTTCGCGCCGCGATTGAAAGCGTCGATCGCGCAACCCCGCACCGCGTCGCTGCTGGTGGCCGTGCAAAGCGCGATGGCGTGTCGATCCCTTTCGACCTCGACGTCCGTCTCGTCATGCATGACGGCGAAGAGCTGCTGCTGATCGCCTTTATCGACCGTCACGGCCCTATGCCCAAGGCCGGCACCGCACCCGCGGCTGCCGATCGCCCAGCTGTGGCAGAGCTGGAAACCGAACTTGATCTTGCGCGCACCGAATTGTCGGCAGCCCTGCACGACCTCGCGGTGTTCGACGAGGAGCATCGCGCGGTCAGTGAAGAGGCGCTGTCGGTCAACGAGGAATATCAGTCGACCAATGAGGAGCTGCTCACCTCCAAGGAAGAACTGCAATCGCTCAACGAGGAGTTGACCGCGCTCAACAGCCAGCTGCAGGAAACGCTCGAACGCCAGCGCACAACATCGAATGACCTCCAGAATGTGCTCTACAGCACCGATGTCGCCACATTGTTTCTCGACGCCCATCTGAACATCCGCTTCTTCACCCCGGCCACCACGGCCCTGTTCCACTTGATCCCCGGCGATATCGGGCGGCCCCTGTCAGACCTGCGCACCCTGTTTTCCGATCCCGCGCTTGCCGATGACGCTCGCGCTGTCCTGCATGACAGCAAGGGGCGCGACTGCGAGGTGGAAGCGTCCGGCGACATCTGGTTCATGCGGCACATCCTGCCTTATCGGACCGACACGGACGGCGTGGAGGGTGTCGTGATCACCTTCACCAACATCACCGAGAAGAAGAGTTCGCGCAGCGCGCTCGAAGCGGCCAAGCGCGAGGCCGAACAGGCCAATCTTGCCAAATCGCGCTTTCTCGCCGCTGCCAGCCATGATCTGCGCCAGCCGCTGCAATCGCTCGCGCTGCTGCAGGGCCTGTTGCTTGCCAAGGTGAAGGATGAAAGCGCGCAGACCCTGCTGGGGAGACTGGAGCAGACGCTCACCACGATGTCGGGCATGCTCAACACGATGCTGGACATCAACCAGATCGAGGCGGGGATCGTCCAGCCCCGTCCGGTCGATTTCGTCATCGGCGATCTGATGCGGCAAGTCGCTGGGGAATTCGTCGATCAGGCCCAGGCGCAAAAGCTTGACCTGCGGATGGTGCACAGCAGCCGGGTGCTGCACAGCGACCCGGCGATGATCGCGCAGATGCTGCGCAACCTGGTTTCCAACGCTCTCAAATATACCCAGCGCGGCAAGATATTGCTTGGCTGCAGGCAGCAAGGCGACATGTTGCGTCTGGAAGTCTGGGATACCGGCGTCGGTATCGCGGCATCGCAGCTTGAAGCGATCTTTGATGAATATCACCAGCTCGACAATGCCGCGCGCGAGCGCAGCCTGGGGCTGGGCCTGGGGCTGTCGATCGTACAGCGGCTGGGTGTCCTGCTGGACCACAGGGTCGCCGTGCGATCGACGCCCAGAAAAGGGTCGGTATTCTCGATCGAAGTCGCAGCGGCGAGGATCACGGCTCCGCCCGCTCCACCGGGTGGGGCGCGGCTGGACCAGCCACTGCCTGCGCCAGGCAAGGCAGGCAGCGCGTCCATTCTCATCGTCGATGATGATCCCGATCTGCGCGATCTGCTGGCCCAGCTTCTGGGCGAACAGGGCTATCGCATCGCAACCGCCGCAGATGCCAGGGCAGCGCAGGATATGGTTGCATCCGGCGCCTGCCTTCCGGCGCTTGTGCTGACGGATTACAATCTGCCTGGCGGGATGGATGGCCTGCGGCTTGTGGCCGGGCTGCGCAAGATGCTGGGAGAAGCGCTTCCAGCGATCATCCTGACCGGCGACATATCGACCACGACCCTGCGCGATGTCGCGGCGCGGGGGTGCCTGCAGCTCAACAAGCCGGTAAAATTCGATACCATGGTCCAGGCGATCCAGGCCTTGCTCCCACCCGCCAGCAACGCACAGCCAGTTGTTTCCTCGCCCGTCGTTCCCTCGCCCGCCGCTTCCTCCGACGCGGCAACCATCTATATCGTCGACGACGACAGCAGCGTGCGGCTCGCCTTGCGCGACCTGGTCGAACTGCAGGGGCACCGTGTCGCGGATTTCGGCACGTGCGAGGCCTTTCTCGAAACCTTTCGGCCAGGCGGCCAGGCCTGCCTGCTGATCGATGCGTATCTTCCCGGTATTGACGGCATCGCCTTGCTCCGCCGCCTCAAGGCCGAAGGCCATCACCTGCCGGCGATCATGATCACCGGCAGCAGCGCCGTTCCCATGGCGGTCGAAGCGATGAAGGTTGGCGCGATCGACTTTATCGAAAAGCCTGTGGCCCGCGATGCGCTGATGGCCAGCATCAATCGCGCGCTGGAACTGTCGCGGGATTCAGCGAGACTGGCGGACTGGCAGGCCGATGCCATCGGGCACCTCAAAGGGCTGACGCCGCGCCAGCATCAAGTGATGGAAATGGTCCTGGCCGGCCACCCCAGCAAGAATATCGCCGCCGACCTGCACATCAGCCAGCGGACGGTGGAAAATCACCGCGCATCCATCATGCGCAAGACCGGCGCATCCTCCCTGCCGGCGCTGGCCCGGCTGGTTCTGGCAGCAGGCGCGCCTTCGCCGACCTGA
- a CDS encoding response regulator, with translation MDPAVRVLIVEDEVLIAMLLTELVEQLGCSVCDVAATEAGAVAMARAYEPGLIIVDAGLHEGSGVSAMNTILEQGFVPHIYVTGDKHLVRTLAGQAIVLEKPFFARDLSNGIERALAAADGP, from the coding sequence ATGGATCCGGCCGTTCGCGTGCTGATTGTCGAAGACGAAGTATTGATCGCCATGCTGCTCACCGAATTGGTCGAGCAGCTGGGCTGCAGCGTGTGCGACGTGGCGGCGACCGAGGCGGGCGCGGTGGCCATGGCACGGGCGTACGAGCCCGGCCTGATCATCGTCGATGCCGGCCTGCACGAAGGCAGCGGCGTCTCCGCAATGAACACCATCTTGGAGCAGGGCTTTGTCCCGCACATATATGTCACCGGAGACAAGCACCTTGTCCGGACTCTGGCGGGGCAGGCGATCGTGCTGGAAAAGCCGTTCTTCGCGCGGGACCTGTCAAACGGCATCGAACGGGCGCTGGCTGCTGCGGATGGGCCTTGA
- a CDS encoding L,D-transpeptidase yields MRRALTALALLVLTPGAPLQAQTPSIATDGAIEALKPGEFLWAPAIAPEGPVTIIISLTAQRAYVYRNGLPIGVSTVSTGAKGHETPTGIFVILQKAEKHRSNLYSNALMPMMQRLTWDGIAMHAGNLPGYPASHGCIRLPLPFAKLLFGVTDLGLTVVITDDPLAPEMTAAPGLLDNRPDDDRSREARFRWQPGNSPAGPVSIMVSGRDRRIVVLRNGIEIGSSAIAIDGPVTRTEAFTLDRVDTEGPHWLRLPLPGTARASAAEMTPQESARGHFPDAFRQHIRSVIGPGTTLLITRDSMRSSGTGKAMTILTGEDP; encoded by the coding sequence ATGAGACGCGCCCTCACGGCGCTGGCGCTTCTGGTGCTCACCCCCGGTGCACCGCTGCAGGCCCAGACGCCATCGATCGCCACCGATGGCGCCATCGAAGCGCTCAAGCCCGGCGAGTTCCTCTGGGCCCCGGCGATTGCACCAGAAGGACCGGTGACGATCATCATCAGCCTCACCGCCCAGCGGGCCTATGTGTACCGCAATGGCCTGCCGATCGGCGTGTCGACTGTTTCGACCGGAGCCAAGGGACATGAGACCCCCACGGGGATTTTCGTGATCCTGCAAAAGGCGGAAAAGCACCGGTCCAACCTGTACAGCAATGCGCTGATGCCGATGATGCAGCGGTTGACCTGGGACGGGATCGCCATGCACGCCGGAAACCTGCCAGGCTATCCCGCATCGCACGGCTGCATCCGGCTGCCGCTGCCCTTTGCCAAGCTGCTGTTCGGCGTGACCGACCTTGGGCTTACGGTGGTCATTACCGACGATCCGCTGGCCCCTGAAATGACCGCAGCACCGGGCCTGCTCGACAACCGGCCGGATGATGACCGCAGCCGCGAGGCCAGGTTTCGCTGGCAACCCGGCAATTCGCCCGCCGGCCCGGTCTCGATCATGGTCAGCGGACGCGATCGGCGCATCGTCGTCTTGCGCAACGGCATCGAAATCGGATCGAGCGCAATCGCCATCGACGGCCCCGTGACCCGTACCGAGGCCTTCACGCTGGACCGGGTCGATACCGAGGGCCCCCATTGGCTGCGGTTGCCACTGCCGGGCACCGCACGCGCCAGCGCGGCCGAAATGACGCCGCAGGAAAGCGCGCGCGGACATTTTCCCGATGCCTTTCGGCAGCATATCCGCAGCGTCATCGGTCCAGGCACCACCCTGCTGATCACGCGCGATTCCATGCGAAGCTCCGGCACGGGCAAGGCGATGACCATACTCACCGGCGAGGATCCGTGA
- a CDS encoding GNAT family N-acetyltransferase — protein sequence MPTDTDTLNQVMTTHTGFCFTVRPAQASDEALLAEFFTHVAPDDLRFRFLTALNTVRHDQLVAMTDIDHRLTENFLAFVDDGAEIIATAMLACDAAMQTGEVAISIRSDYKARGVSWELLGHVAGYAKAKGLKVLQSIENRANHGAIDMERQMGFTARSYPGDATLVLVEKQLNPA from the coding sequence ATGCCGACCGATACGGATACATTGAATCAGGTGATGACGACGCATACCGGATTTTGCTTCACGGTGCGCCCTGCCCAAGCGTCTGATGAGGCCCTGCTCGCTGAGTTCTTTACGCATGTCGCGCCCGACGATCTGCGCTTCCGGTTCCTGACGGCGCTCAATACCGTGCGCCATGACCAGCTCGTTGCGATGACCGATATCGACCATCGCCTGACCGAAAACTTCCTCGCCTTTGTCGATGACGGTGCGGAGATCATCGCGACGGCCATGCTGGCCTGCGATGCAGCGATGCAGACAGGCGAGGTCGCCATCTCCATCCGTTCCGACTACAAGGCGCGCGGCGTCAGCTGGGAATTGCTCGGCCATGTGGCTGGCTATGCCAAGGCAAAGGGGCTCAAGGTGCTGCAATCCATCGAGAACCGCGCCAACCATGGGGCCATCGACATGGAACGCCAGATGGGATTTACCGCCCGGTCCTATCCGGGGGACGCAACCCTCGTGCTGGTCGAGAAGCAGTTGAACCCCGCATGA
- a CDS encoding murein L,D-transpeptidase catalytic domain family protein, translating into MTTDISRRQFISSGAAASVLASGGAAFALPSLPALSPAVRRQALAALEQHRARLMHVDRIGIVDFTWPSSAPRLFILDVASGTSQPHLVAHGRGSDPTHTGWALRFSNEPGSLASSSGAFATGAEYTGKHGRSMRLSGLDPENGNAESRAIVVHAAAYVGPEIVASTGKLGRSLGCFAVSPASLGAVLEGLGTGRLIYAAKG; encoded by the coding sequence ATGACAACAGACATTTCGCGGCGGCAGTTCATCAGCAGCGGCGCGGCGGCATCAGTGCTGGCGTCGGGCGGAGCAGCATTTGCCCTCCCATCGCTTCCGGCCCTCTCGCCTGCAGTCAGACGCCAGGCGCTCGCAGCGCTCGAACAGCACCGGGCTCGGCTGATGCATGTCGACCGGATCGGCATCGTCGATTTCACCTGGCCGTCCTCGGCACCGCGCCTGTTCATCCTTGATGTCGCATCAGGGACCAGCCAGCCGCACCTTGTCGCCCATGGCCGGGGATCGGACCCGACGCATACCGGCTGGGCCTTGCGCTTTTCGAACGAACCTGGATCGCTCGCCTCGTCCAGCGGAGCCTTTGCCACGGGGGCCGAATATACCGGCAAGCATGGCCGGTCGATGCGGTTGAGCGGGCTTGATCCGGAAAACGGCAATGCAGAAAGCCGCGCCATCGTCGTCCATGCCGCGGCCTATGTCGGTCCGGAGATTGTCGCCAGCACTGGCAAGCTGGGCCGCAGCCTGGGGTGCTTTGCGGTCTCTCCGGCCAGCCTGGGCGCGGTGCTGGAAGGTCTGGGGACCGGAAGGCTGATCTACGCCGCAAAGGGCTAG
- a CDS encoding branched-chain amino acid aminotransferase has translation MLPFAIEPTTNPTPADARDAALVDPGFGKLFTDHMVVVRYDEAEGGWYDARVTARAPIPMDPASSVLHYAQEIFEGMKAYKLSDGSTALFRPDANARRFNESATRMAMPHVPNDLFIESVEQLVRIDSEWFPKVEGGALYLRPFMFASEVFLGVRPAKQYLFITIASPVGAYFKGGIAPVTIWVSQHYTRAAPGGTGAAKCGGNYAASLVAQAEATAQGCDQVVFLDAAEHKWVEELGGMNLFFVFEDGSIITPPLTGTILPGITRSSIIDLARAQGLTVTEQPYSIDQWQADAESGKLRETFACGTAAVVTPVGTVKSPQGSFTIGGNQSGPVTASLRSALVSIQRGDAADPHGWVHRIG, from the coding sequence ATGCTGCCTTTCGCGATCGAACCGACGACCAATCCCACGCCTGCCGATGCGCGCGATGCGGCCCTGGTCGATCCCGGTTTCGGCAAGCTGTTCACCGATCACATGGTGGTGGTGCGCTATGACGAGGCCGAGGGCGGCTGGTACGATGCCAGGGTGACCGCGCGCGCGCCGATCCCGATGGATCCCGCCTCTTCGGTGCTGCATTATGCGCAGGAAATCTTCGAGGGGATGAAGGCGTACAAGCTGTCCGACGGCAGCACCGCGCTGTTCCGCCCCGATGCCAATGCGCGCCGCTTCAACGAATCCGCAACGCGCATGGCGATGCCGCATGTGCCCAATGATCTGTTCATCGAATCGGTCGAGCAGCTGGTTCGGATCGATTCCGAATGGTTCCCCAAGGTGGAAGGCGGCGCGCTGTACCTGCGGCCGTTCATGTTCGCGAGCGAAGTGTTTCTCGGCGTGCGCCCGGCCAAGCAATATCTGTTCATCACCATCGCCTCGCCGGTGGGTGCTTATTTCAAGGGCGGCATCGCGCCGGTGACGATCTGGGTGTCGCAGCATTACACCCGCGCCGCGCCCGGCGGCACGGGCGCTGCCAAGTGCGGCGGCAATTATGCCGCCAGCCTCGTTGCCCAGGCAGAGGCGACCGCGCAAGGCTGCGACCAGGTCGTGTTCCTCGATGCGGCCGAGCATAAATGGGTCGAGGAGCTGGGGGGCATGAACCTGTTCTTCGTGTTCGAGGATGGCAGCATCATCACCCCGCCGCTGACCGGCACGATCCTGCCCGGCATCACCCGCAGCTCGATCATCGATCTGGCGCGCGCGCAGGGCCTGACCGTCACCGAACAGCCCTATTCGATCGACCAGTGGCAGGCGGATGCGGAAAGCGGCAAGCTGCGCGAGACCTTCGCCTGCGGCACCGCGGCGGTCGTCACTCCGGTCGGCACGGTGAAATCACCGCAAGGCAGCTTCACCATCGGCGGCAACCAGTCGGGCCCGGTCACGGCCAGCCTGCGCTCTGCCCTGGTATCGATCCAGCGCGGCGATGCCGCCGACCCGCATGGCTGGGTCCACCGCATCGGCTGA
- a CDS encoding MarR family transcriptional regulator, producing the protein MPVPSSPSASALFLREDEIRHGVELLFFGYTRLTKSIDDQLAVQGLGRAHHRALYFIARNPDLTVSQLLRALAITKQSLGRVLTELQRRDLIETRSGETDRRQKLLRLTPAGATLEAELFDALRSRLSQAYRRAGQDSVTGFWRVLEGLVPDADRALLAELGNDRRPG; encoded by the coding sequence ATGCCTGTCCCATCTTCCCCCTCGGCTTCCGCGCTTTTCCTGCGCGAGGATGAAATCCGCCATGGCGTGGAGCTGCTGTTCTTCGGCTATACCCGGCTGACCAAGTCGATCGACGACCAGCTCGCCGTCCAGGGGCTGGGCCGTGCGCACCACCGGGCGCTGTATTTCATCGCGCGCAATCCCGACCTCACGGTAAGTCAGTTGCTGCGCGCGCTGGCCATCACCAAGCAGTCGCTTGGCCGGGTGCTGACCGAATTGCAGCGCCGCGATCTGATCGAGACCCGCAGCGGCGAGACCGATCGGCGGCAGAAGCTGCTGCGGCTGACGCCTGCGGGTGCTACGCTGGAAGCCGAGCTGTTCGATGCATTGCGCAGCCGGCTCTCCCAGGCCTATCGCCGGGCCGGGCAGGATTCGGTGACCGGCTTCTGGCGCGTGCTGGAAGGGCTGGTGCCCGATGCCGACCGCGCGCTGCTGGCCGAACTGGGTAATGATCGCCGCCCCGGCTGA
- a CDS encoding NADP-dependent oxidoreductase: MATMRSVVLKAPIDGLPQPDDFAIVEREIPALEDQQFLIEHRIASVDPGVRSRLHATGASYAPPIPPGGTMDGFMVGMVSESRNARFPVGTWVTGSGGWTTHSISNGRGYVMPIADNGLPRTLWLGALGIPGMTSWFGLKRVGEMREGAHVLITSAAGVVGATAGQLARAWGAASVTGIAGGQQKCDWLVEACGFDAAIDYKATDDLGAAIAAACPKGVDILFDNVGNAMIDTVLPLMRLNGHIVMSGQVADYNVPQGQRVGITNTGEFIAKRLTMRGILVFDDIPQFSEAQAAMGAMIGDGKLIYREELYDGLEAMPEAFCGLFTGASFGRRLVRMGDY, translated from the coding sequence ATGGCGACGATGCGCAGCGTGGTGCTGAAGGCACCGATCGATGGCCTGCCGCAGCCCGATGATTTTGCCATTGTCGAGCGGGAGATTCCCGCGCTCGAAGACCAGCAATTCCTGATCGAACACCGCATCGCCTCGGTCGATCCCGGCGTTCGTTCGCGATTGCATGCGACGGGCGCGAGCTATGCTCCGCCGATCCCGCCGGGTGGCACGATGGACGGGTTCATGGTCGGCATGGTCAGCGAAAGCCGCAATGCGCGCTTCCCGGTCGGCACCTGGGTCACCGGCAGTGGCGGCTGGACGACGCACAGCATCAGCAACGGGCGCGGCTATGTGATGCCGATCGCCGATAACGGCCTGCCGCGCACGCTCTGGCTGGGCGCGCTGGGCATTCCCGGCATGACGAGCTGGTTCGGGCTGAAGCGTGTCGGCGAAATGCGAGAAGGCGCGCATGTCCTGATCACCTCTGCAGCCGGCGTCGTCGGCGCGACCGCAGGCCAGCTCGCGCGTGCCTGGGGCGCGGCAAGCGTCACCGGCATCGCAGGCGGCCAGCAAAAATGCGACTGGCTGGTCGAGGCATGCGGCTTCGATGCGGCGATCGATTACAAGGCGACCGATGATCTTGGCGCGGCCATCGCGGCGGCCTGTCCCAAGGGCGTGGACATATTGTTCGACAATGTCGGCAATGCGATGATCGACACCGTGCTGCCGCTGATGCGCCTGAATGGCCATATCGTCATGTCGGGCCAGGTGGCCGACTATAATGTGCCGCAAGGCCAGCGTGTCGGCATCACCAATACCGGCGAGTTCATCGCCAAGCGCCTGACGATGCGTGGCATCCTGGTGTTCGACGACATCCCGCAGTTTTCCGAGGCGCAGGCCGCGATGGGCGCGATGATCGGCGATGGAAAGCTCATCTATCGCGAAGAGCTGTATGACGGATTGGAAGCGATGCCCGAGGCTTTCTGCGGGCTGTTCACCGGCGCCAGCTTTGGCCGCCGTCTGGTGCGAATGGGAGACTATTGA